Below is a window of Lebetimonas sp. JH292 DNA.
AAAAAGTTCCGATTTTTTAGATATTTTTTCTTTTAATATTATCTCTCTTAATTTTTTTCCAAATTCAGTGTATCCGGGCTCTTTTACAAACAAAAAATTTTTATATTCTTTTTTTAATAAATTTATTTGGGTGCTTTTGCCTGCGGTGTCGATTCCTTCAAACGCTATATACACTTTTAATGTCCTTTATAATTTCTTTTGGGACTAAATGTTCTATGCCTCCGTTATATTTTAAAATACTTCTTACCACACTTGAAGAGATGAATGCATTTTCGAGGTTTGGCATCAAATATATTGTATCTATTTCTTTGTCCAGTGTTTTATTGGCATAGCCCATTTGCAGTTCATATTCAAAATCACTTACCGCCCTTAGACCTCTTATAATTATTTTGGCATTTTCTTTTTTTGCAAAGTCCACCAAAAGGGACGAAAAACTCTTTACTTCAACTTTATTGAATTTTTCAGTGGCTTTTTTCATAAATTCAACTCTTTTTTTAAGATTAAACATCGTTTTTTTATCTTTGTTGTCGGCAACTGCAACTATAATTTTATCAAACATCCTGCAGGCTCTGTTTATTATATCTATATGACCGTTGGTTACAGGGTCAAATGTTCCCGGATATACAGCTTTTGTTTGCATCTTTTTCCTTTATTCTTTTTTACTTCTAATTATTTTCACCACTCACCACCCCGCCGCTTTGCAAGTGCGCGGACAGGCTTTCACTATTTTCACTATTACTCCCATTCCATCTTTTAAAAAGATTATGTTTAATGCCTGCCAAATCCAGCCATTTACCGATTAAAAAATTTTCCATCTCTTCCAATGTTTTTGGATTGTGATAATATCCTATTACCGGGGGTGCTATAAAAATATTGGATAATTTTGCAAGATTTGTCATATGTTCCAAGTGAATAGTGCTAAAAGGCATTTCCCTTGGAGCTAAAATTAATTTTCTTTTTTCTTTTATTGCAACAAGGGCACTTCTTGTAATTAAATTATCCGCAATGCCGGCTGAAATTTTGGCAAGTGTGTTCATACTGCAAGGAACTATAAATGTTGTATCTATCTGAAAACTTCCGCTTGCCGGAGGGGCTGAGAGGTCAGTGTTAAAAAAAATATTTTCTTCATTTTCCAAAACCGTTTTTGCACTTTCACTTAATATTAAATATTTTTCATAAGTTTTTGGTATCGATTCAAACAGTTTAATTCCAAGACTTGCCCCGCTTGCCCCGCTGACGGCGACTAATATTTTCATTGAATCTCCACTTCATATGATTTATTTAAAACACCTTCATAAATTTTATGATTTATTTTCACTTTTATTTTTTCACCGATGTTTGCATCGTTTAGAGCCGTACCTTTTGAATAAATCACCACTCCATTGCCTTTAAAAACCACATTTACATTGTCTCCTTGTAAAACAGCGGGTTTTATTCTTGTGTTTTCTTGGGTAATCACCGCATTTTTGGAAATAACTTTTGAAGCTATCAAATCATCTGTTATTTTAAGAAGAGGAGGGGAATAAAAATGTCTGAAATCTATTTTTTCTTTTTTGACATAAGGAAAAACAGATTCGTTTTTTTTAATTACTTTTATGGTTTTATAGACTGTTAATTTTGCTTTTATTCTGTAAAAATAATATTTATTCTCTATTATTAAATTTCCGCTTGGAAATTTCGGGTCAATAAGTTTAAATGAAATTTTTTTATATTTTTTGGGAAACGGTTTTTGGGTGTAAATAGAAACAATCTCAATATTTGGATAATAGTGTTTATAAAACTTAACAAGTTCTTTTTTTACAGAAGCAAATAAAAAAATGGGTAAAAATAAAAAAAATAATTTAATTTTTAATTTTCCATTTTCCATTTTTCATTTCCCATTAAATTAAGGCTTCTTTTAACACTTCATCTATTGTTTTAACCGGAATAATTTCGAGACCGTTTAAAACTTCTTGTGGAATATCGTCCAAGTCTCTTTCATAATTTTTTTGCGGAATTAAAACTTTTTTAATTTTTGCTTTATATGCAGCTATTAATTTTTCTTTGAGACCTCCTATCGGCAAAACTTCCCCGCTTAATGTTATTTCCCCTGTCATTGCAATGTCTGAGTGAACTTTTCTGTTGCTGAAAATACTCGCAATTGCCGTGGTCATTGTGATTCCGGCACTAGGCCCGTCTTTTGGAATTGCACCTTCTGGGACGTGAATGTGAATGTTGTATTTGTAATAAATGGGTTCTCTACTTTTTTGTGTTTCAATTTTTTTAGTATCAATTAAAACTTTTACAAGAGTATAGGCAATCTGTGCGGATTCTTTCATAACGTCGCCGAGCTGCCCTGTAAGGCTTATTTGTCCTTTGCCTTTATATTTGACGGCTTCTATTCTCAACACATCCCCTCCCACCGGGGTCCATGCAAGTCCGTTTACAACCCCGATTCTATCTTTTTTGCAGACTTCTTCTATTCCGAAATAACCTTTATCAAGAAAATCTTTTAAATTTTTGATATTTACTCTTGCTTTTTTATCTTCTAAAACAAGTAAAGCGGCTTTTCTCATTATTTTAGCAATTATTCTTCTAAGGTTCCTTACACCCGCTTCTTTTGTATATTTGTCTATTATTTCTTTTAACGCTGCGTCTGAAATAGAAATTTCGCTTTTTTTAAGAGAATGTTTTTTCATCTCCTGAGGGATAAGATATCTTTTGGCAATTTCAAATTTTTCCTGCGGAGTATAACTTCCAACAAAAATCATCTCCATTCTGTCTTTTAAAGGAGCCGGTATGGTGTTTGGGTCGTTTGCCGTGGCTATAAATAAAATTTTGCTTAAATCAAGTTCAAAATTTAAATATAAATCTCTAAAATGTGCATTCTGTTCTGGGTCTAATACTTCCAAAAGCACTGCTGTTGGGTCACCTTTGAATCTTGAAATTTTATCTATTTCATCAAGTACCATTACAGGGTTTAACTGTTTTGCGTTAATAAGCCCTTGTGCAATACGCCCGGGCATTGCGCCGATGTATGTTCTTCTGTGGCCTCTTAGTTCATTTACGTCTTCAAGTCCTCCAAGAGCGATTCTTACGATTTTTCTCTCAAGAGAGCCGGCAATAGAATTGGCAAGAGAAGTTTTACCAACACCCGGAGGGCCCACAAAACATATTATTGCCCCGGAAAATTCCTCACCCCTTTTTTTGGCCAGCTCTTTTGCACCGAAGTATTCTATAATTCTTTCTTTCGGCTTTTTTAACCCGTAATGGTCTTTATTGAGCCTGTTTTTAAGTTCATCTATTGAAAATTCTTCTTTTGTATATTTTCCAAAAGGTATTTCAAGCGCCCATTCAATATAATTTTGTGTTGTTGTGGCTTCGGCGCTGTCGGGATGCATACGGGAGAGTCTGTTTAGCTGTTTTTTAATTTCTTTATATGCATCTTCTCGCATATATTTTTTGAGACTCTCAAGTTTTTCATAATATTCTTTTATTTCTTCTTCTATTTCATTTTTTATTCCGAGTTCTTTTTGAATTAATTTTAACTGTTGTCTTAATAAATGCTCCCTGTTTACTTCCTGAACCTGTTCCATTACTTTTTTGGAGAGTTCGTTTTTAATTTTTATTGATTCTATTTCTTCCAAAATAAAATGAATAAGTTTTATAATTCTTTCTTTTGTATCAATTTCTTTGAATAATTCATAGCCTTTTTCCACCGGAAGTTTAAGAGAGCTTGCTATGATATCCACAACTCTGTTGGCATCTTTATTGTTTTCAATTATTTTTATAAAATCTTTTGGGAAAAAAGGATTTATTTCGCTTAGGGTTATTATATGCTCTTTTAATGTTTCAAGAAGCGCTTTTATCTCTTTTTCATCTTCAGCTATCGGTTTAACTTTGTCTATTAGAGCCATTGTCGGATTTTTGTCTTCTATTTCAATAATTTTACCTCTGCTGAGTCCCTGAAAAAGAATTTTTATTTTTCCCTCAGGCAGGGTAACTTTTCTGATAATTGTACCTATTGTACCGTATGT
It encodes the following:
- the coaD gene encoding pantetheine-phosphate adenylyltransferase yields the protein MQTKAVYPGTFDPVTNGHIDIINRACRMFDKIIVAVADNKDKKTMFNLKKRVEFMKKATEKFNKVEVKSFSSLLVDFAKKENAKIIIRGLRAVSDFEYELQMGYANKTLDKEIDTIYLMPNLENAFISSSVVRSILKYNGGIEHLVPKEIIKDIKSVYSV
- a CDS encoding UbiX family flavin prenyltransferase; its protein translation is MKILVAVSGASGASLGIKLFESIPKTYEKYLILSESAKTVLENEENIFFNTDLSAPPASGSFQIDTTFIVPCSMNTLAKISAGIADNLITRSALVAIKEKRKLILAPREMPFSTIHLEHMTNLAKLSNIFIAPPVIGYYHNPKTLEEMENFLIGKWLDLAGIKHNLFKRWNGSNSENSESLSAHLQSGGVVSGENN
- the flgA gene encoding flagellar basal body P-ring formation chaperone FlgA; protein product: MENGKLKIKLFFLFLPIFLFASVKKELVKFYKHYYPNIEIVSIYTQKPFPKKYKKISFKLIDPKFPSGNLIIENKYYFYRIKAKLTVYKTIKVIKKNESVFPYVKKEKIDFRHFYSPPLLKITDDLIASKVISKNAVITQENTRIKPAVLQGDNVNVVFKGNGVVIYSKGTALNDANIGEKIKVKINHKIYEGVLNKSYEVEIQ
- the lon gene encoding endopeptidase La; amino-acid sequence: MTLENYEKLPSVLPVLTEKELIYPFMIIPIFLEKKEDVLAIQKAINDHSLIFVSINDNIGTYGTIGTIIRKVTLPEGKIKILFQGLSRGKIIEIEDKNPTMALIDKVKPIAEDEKEIKALLETLKEHIITLSEINPFFPKDFIKIIENNKDANRVVDIIASSLKLPVEKGYELFKEIDTKERIIKLIHFILEEIESIKIKNELSKKVMEQVQEVNREHLLRQQLKLIQKELGIKNEIEEEIKEYYEKLESLKKYMREDAYKEIKKQLNRLSRMHPDSAEATTTQNYIEWALEIPFGKYTKEEFSIDELKNRLNKDHYGLKKPKERIIEYFGAKELAKKRGEEFSGAIICFVGPPGVGKTSLANSIAGSLERKIVRIALGGLEDVNELRGHRRTYIGAMPGRIAQGLINAKQLNPVMVLDEIDKISRFKGDPTAVLLEVLDPEQNAHFRDLYLNFELDLSKILFIATANDPNTIPAPLKDRMEMIFVGSYTPQEKFEIAKRYLIPQEMKKHSLKKSEISISDAALKEIIDKYTKEAGVRNLRRIIAKIMRKAALLVLEDKKARVNIKNLKDFLDKGYFGIEEVCKKDRIGVVNGLAWTPVGGDVLRIEAVKYKGKGQISLTGQLGDVMKESAQIAYTLVKVLIDTKKIETQKSREPIYYKYNIHIHVPEGAIPKDGPSAGITMTTAIASIFSNRKVHSDIAMTGEITLSGEVLPIGGLKEKLIAAYKAKIKKVLIPQKNYERDLDDIPQEVLNGLEIIPVKTIDEVLKEALI